AACGGTGTGGAGGAGGAACTGGAGGAGTTTACGCGGCTCGATCTCTTTGCGAAGAACACGCCGTCGCGGGAAGTCGCCGATGTCCGTCTTGTGCTGGACGCGCTGGAGTCGGGCTCGGCTGCCGAGGCTGCCGGTTGCCCGGGGATGGTGGACGCATCCCGGATTGGGATTGTGGGGCACAGCAAGGGCGGGGGCGTTGCCCTTCTCGTCGCGGGCGGGGATCCGCGCGTGCAGTGCGTCGTGACCTGGGCGGCGATCGCTTCCTTCTATCGCTGGAGTGATCGCGCGGTGGAGAAGTGGCGAGAGGACGGGCGGATCGACATCCCGAACGCCCGCACCGGTCAGATGATGTGGCTCGACGCTTCCGTGCTGGAAGACGGCGAGCGCAACCGCGAGGCGTATGACATTGAGGCGGCCTGCCGGCGGACCACTGCGCCGGGTCTGGTGATCCATGGAGAGGTGGACGAGTCGGTAGAGGTCCGGGACTCAGCGCGCATCTTCGACTGGCTGGGTTCGGCGGCGAAGGAGCGGCTGGTCATTCCGCACACGGGGCACACCTTCGGGGCAGTCCACCCGTGGGCGGGAGCGACCCCCGCGTGGGAGCAGGCGGTCGCGAAGT
This is a stretch of genomic DNA from Gemmatimonadota bacterium. It encodes these proteins:
- a CDS encoding prolyl oligopeptidase family serine peptidase is translated as MSFREEAFHLTNEIDLSIRCDLSLPKGEGPFPVVVLLHGFKGFKDWGMFPHTAQALAARGIAVLRMNTSMNGVEEELEEFTRLDLFAKNTPSREVADVRLVLDALESGSAAEAAGCPGMVDASRIGIVGHSKGGGVALLVAGGDPRVQCVVTWAAIASFYRWSDRAVEKWREDGRIDIPNARTGQMMWLDASVLEDGERNREAYDIEAACRRTTAPGLVIHGEVDESVEVRDSARIFDWLGSAAKERLVIPHTGHTFGAVHPWAGATPAWEQAVAKSGDWFLANL